A genome region from Pseudomonas anguilliseptica includes the following:
- a CDS encoding acyltransferase family protein — translation MFFREPPAEEVRGALSASSLSFIGLALVVYSIAGYDHTMPYPGSRALAPVLGALLLILAGPQAWVNRKLLANKALVWIGLISYPLYLWHWPLLSFARIVESETPSPEIRIAAVLLSFILAALTYYLIEKPIRYGRSTWRKVTPLCVLAVVVGYVGWHTFEKNGFLYRGIAKGYDVFSYSQHWDGWGRCETVTNTKGMGGCRILYEKNLSIFLS, via the coding sequence GTGTTCTTTCGTGAACCTCCAGCAGAGGAGGTTCGAGGAGCACTGTCGGCAAGCAGCCTGTCCTTCATCGGGTTGGCATTGGTCGTTTATTCGATTGCCGGATATGACCACACCATGCCCTACCCCGGATCACGTGCGCTTGCCCCAGTACTGGGCGCCTTACTTCTGATCCTTGCCGGCCCACAGGCGTGGGTGAATCGGAAATTGCTGGCGAATAAAGCGTTGGTCTGGATTGGGTTAATCAGTTATCCGCTTTACTTGTGGCATTGGCCACTGCTGTCATTCGCCCGCATCGTTGAATCCGAAACACCATCACCTGAAATCCGAATTGCGGCAGTGTTGCTCAGCTTTATTCTTGCTGCGCTGACGTATTACCTGATCGAGAAGCCAATCAGGTATGGTCGTTCAACTTGGCGAAAAGTCACGCCACTGTGCGTGCTTGCTGTGGTAGTTGGTTATGTTGGATGGCACACATTCGAGAAGAATGGATTTTTATACAGAGGCATCGCTAAAGGATACGATGTTTTTTCATACAGCCAACATTGGGATGGCTGGGGACGATGTGAAACTGTTACCAATACGAAGGGAATGGGTGGGTGTCGGATTCTTTATGAAAAAAACCTATCGATATTCTTGTCATAG
- the tnpC gene encoding IS66 family transposase, whose translation MISVPETLPDDPAALKQLLAEVLSSAQELAKDKDGQIERLREQNALLIQRLFGRKSEQSSDPDSPQLEMFNEAESLAEAAAEAPAAEVEEEVVAPTKRRGKRKPLPAELPRVEVIHELPEHELTCECGCRKQAIGEETSEQLEIIPMQVQVIRHIRKTYACKACESAPVTADKPAQLIEKRLASPSVLAMLLTSKYADGIPLYRFEKMLSRHGIDIPRQTLARWVIQCGELLQPLLNLMRDRLLDSPVIHCDETRVQVLKEPGRDPSSHSWMWVQTGGPPGKPVILFDYTTSRAQEVPLRLLDGYRGYLMTDDYAGYNAVAAQQGVERLACWAHARRKFVEAQKVQPKGKTGRADIALGMINKLYGIERELKDASDEQRYRGRQQHSLPLLDQLKTWLEKTQPQVTAQNALGKAVNYLASNWSRLERYIEAGHLPIDNNAAERAIRPFVIGRKNWLFSDTPKGATASAQLYSLVETAKTNGQEPYAWLRHVLERLPLANSVEAYEALLPWNCQPTTPL comes from the coding sequence ATGATTTCTGTGCCCGAAACCCTTCCTGATGACCCCGCCGCGCTCAAGCAATTGCTCGCTGAGGTGTTGTCGTCGGCGCAGGAATTGGCCAAGGACAAGGATGGGCAGATCGAGCGCCTGCGCGAACAAAACGCGCTGTTGATCCAGCGCCTGTTCGGCCGTAAATCCGAGCAGAGCAGCGACCCGGATTCACCGCAGCTAGAGATGTTCAACGAAGCGGAAAGCCTGGCCGAAGCGGCGGCTGAAGCTCCGGCCGCTGAGGTCGAGGAAGAAGTCGTTGCGCCGACCAAGCGCCGCGGCAAGCGCAAGCCGTTACCGGCCGAACTACCGCGTGTCGAGGTCATCCACGAACTGCCCGAACACGAACTGACCTGCGAATGCGGTTGCCGCAAGCAGGCCATCGGCGAAGAAACCAGCGAGCAGCTGGAAATCATCCCGATGCAGGTTCAGGTGATCCGCCACATTCGCAAGACCTATGCCTGCAAGGCCTGCGAAAGCGCGCCGGTCACCGCTGACAAACCGGCCCAACTGATCGAGAAAAGGCTGGCCAGCCCGAGCGTGCTGGCGATGCTGCTGACCAGCAAATACGCCGACGGCATCCCACTGTATCGCTTCGAAAAGATGCTCAGTCGCCATGGCATCGACATCCCCCGGCAGACCCTGGCGCGCTGGGTGATCCAGTGCGGCGAACTGCTACAACCGTTGCTCAACCTGATGCGCGACAGGCTGCTGGACAGTCCGGTGATCCACTGCGATGAAACCCGCGTGCAGGTGCTCAAGGAGCCTGGGCGCGATCCGAGCAGCCACTCCTGGATGTGGGTGCAGACCGGTGGCCCGCCTGGCAAACCGGTGATCCTCTTCGACTACACAACCAGCCGCGCGCAGGAGGTGCCGCTGCGCCTGCTCGACGGTTATCGCGGCTACCTGATGACCGACGATTACGCCGGCTACAACGCCGTGGCCGCACAACAAGGTGTTGAGCGCCTGGCCTGCTGGGCGCATGCGCGGCGCAAGTTCGTCGAAGCGCAAAAGGTGCAACCGAAGGGCAAAACCGGGCGTGCCGACATCGCGTTGGGGATGATCAACAAGCTCTACGGCATCGAGCGCGAACTTAAGGATGCCAGCGATGAACAGCGCTACCGGGGCCGCCAGCAGCACAGCCTACCGCTCCTCGATCAGCTCAAGACCTGGCTGGAGAAAACCCAGCCGCAGGTCACGGCGCAGAATGCCCTGGGCAAAGCAGTGAACTACCTGGCGAGCAACTGGAGCCGACTCGAACGCTACATCGAGGCTGGCCACCTGCCGATCGATAACAACGCTGCCGAGCGCGCGATCCGGCCCTTCGTCATAGGTCGCAAGAACTGGCTGTTCAGCGACACGCCGAAAGGCGCGACCGCCAGCGCCCAACTCTACAGCCTGGTGGAAACCGCCAAGACCAATGGCCAGGAGCCCTACGCCTGGTTGCGCCATGTCCTCGAACGCCTGCCGCTGGCCAACAGCGTTGAAGCCTACGAAGCGCTGCTGCCTTGGAACTGCCAACCAACGACGCCACTGTAA
- the tnpB gene encoding IS66 family insertion sequence element accessory protein TnpB (TnpB, as the term is used for proteins encoded by IS66 family insertion elements, is considered an accessory protein, since TnpC, encoded by a neighboring gene, is a DDE family transposase.), whose amino-acid sequence MLSSNFFLEPAVMMRPDAKVEKVYLYPKPVDFRKSIDGLAALVELDIKVAVFDPVLFVFLNRARSRVKILYWERNGFCLWLKRLEAERFKSHPEPGEDAIVLTAQELNWLLDGIDLWRNRPHQVLTPRFVT is encoded by the coding sequence ATGCTGAGCTCCAATTTCTTTCTGGAGCCAGCCGTCATGATGCGCCCCGACGCCAAAGTCGAAAAAGTCTATCTATACCCCAAGCCGGTGGATTTCCGAAAATCCATCGATGGCCTGGCCGCCCTGGTCGAGCTGGATATCAAGGTGGCGGTGTTCGACCCGGTGCTGTTCGTCTTCCTCAACCGCGCGCGCAGCCGGGTGAAGATTTTGTATTGGGAGCGCAACGGCTTTTGCCTGTGGCTCAAGCGATTGGAGGCTGAACGCTTCAAGTCGCATCCGGAACCTGGCGAAGATGCGATCGTGCTGACGGCCCAGGAGTTGAACTGGTTGTTGGACGGTATCGACCTGTGGCGCAACCGGCCGCACCAGGTTTTGACCCCTAGGTTCGTCACCTGA
- the tnpC gene encoding IS66 family transposase, whose translation MISVPETLPDDPAALKQLLAEVLSSAQELAKDKDGQIERLREQNALLIQRLFGRKSEQSSDPDSPQLEMFNEAESLAEAAAEAPAAEVEEEVVAPTKRRGKRKPLPAELPRVEVIHELPEHELTCECGCRKQAIGEETSEQLEIIPMQVQVIRHIRKTYACKACESAPVTADKPAQLIEKRLASPSVLAMLLTSKYADGIPLYRFEKMLSRHGIDIPRQTLARWVIQCGELLQPLLNLMRDRLLDSPVIHCDETRVQVLKEPGRDPSSHSWMWVQTGGPPGKPVILFDYTTSRAQEVPLRLLDGYRGYLMTDDYAGYNAVAAQQGVERLACWAHARRKFVEAQKVQPKGKTGRADIALGMINKLYGIERELKDASDEQRYRGRQQHSLPLLDQLKTWLEKTQPQVTAQNALGKAVNYLASNWSRLERYIEAGHLPIDNNAAERAIRPFVIGRKNWLFSDTPKGATASAQLYSLVETAKTNGQEPYAWLRHVLERLPLANSVEAYEALLPWNCQPTTPL comes from the coding sequence ATGATTTCTGTGCCCGAAACCCTTCCTGATGACCCCGCCGCGCTCAAGCAATTGCTCGCTGAGGTGTTGTCGTCGGCGCAGGAATTGGCCAAGGACAAGGATGGGCAGATCGAGCGCCTGCGCGAACAAAACGCGCTGTTGATCCAGCGCCTGTTCGGCCGTAAATCCGAGCAGAGCAGCGACCCGGATTCACCGCAGCTAGAGATGTTCAACGAAGCGGAAAGCCTGGCCGAAGCGGCGGCTGAAGCTCCGGCCGCTGAGGTCGAGGAAGAAGTCGTTGCGCCGACCAAGCGCCGCGGCAAGCGCAAGCCGTTACCGGCCGAACTACCGCGTGTCGAGGTCATCCACGAACTGCCCGAACACGAACTGACCTGCGAATGCGGTTGCCGCAAGCAGGCCATCGGCGAAGAAACCAGCGAGCAGCTGGAAATCATCCCGATGCAGGTTCAGGTGATCCGCCACATTCGCAAGACCTATGCCTGCAAGGCCTGCGAAAGCGCGCCGGTCACCGCTGACAAACCGGCCCAACTGATCGAGAAAAGGCTGGCCAGCCCGAGCGTGCTGGCGATGCTGCTGACCAGCAAATACGCCGACGGCATCCCACTGTATCGCTTCGAAAAGATGCTCAGTCGCCATGGCATCGACATCCCCCGGCAGACCCTGGCGCGCTGGGTGATCCAGTGCGGCGAACTGCTACAACCGTTGCTCAACCTGATGCGCGACAGGCTGCTGGACAGTCCGGTGATCCACTGCGATGAAACCCGCGTGCAGGTGCTCAAGGAGCCTGGGCGCGATCCGAGCAGCCACTCCTGGATGTGGGTGCAGACCGGTGGCCCGCCTGGCAAACCGGTGATCCTCTTCGACTACACAACCAGCCGCGCGCAGGAGGTGCCGCTGCGCCTGCTCGACGGTTATCGCGGCTACCTGATGACCGACGATTACGCCGGCTACAACGCCGTGGCCGCACAACAAGGTGTTGAGCGCCTGGCCTGCTGGGCGCATGCGCGGCGCAAGTTCGTCGAAGCGCAAAAGGTGCAACCGAAGGGCAAAACCGGGCGTGCCGACATCGCGTTGGGGATGATCAACAAGCTCTACGGCATCGAGCGCGAACTTAAGGATGCCAGCGATGAACAGCGCTACCGGGGCCGCCAGCAGCACAGCCTACCGCTCCTCGATCAGCTCAAGACCTGGCTGGAGAAAACCCAGCCGCAGGTCACGGCGCAGAATGCCCTGGGCAAAGCAGTGAACTACCTGGCGAGCAACTGGAGCCGACTCGAACGCTACATCGAGGCTGGCCACCTGCCGATCGATAACAACGCTGCCGAGCGCGCGATCCGGCCCTTCGTCATAGGTCGCAAGAACTGGCTGTTCAGCGACACGCCGAAAGGCGCGACCGCCAGCGCCCAACTCTACAGCCTGGTGGAAACCGCCAAGACCAATGGCCAGGAGCCCTACGCCTGGCTGCGCCATGTCCTCGAACGCCTGCCGCTGGCCAACAGCGTTGAAGCCTACGAAGCGCTGCTGCCTTGGAACTGCCAACCAACGACGCCACTGTAA
- a CDS encoding PPK2 family polyphosphate kinase translates to MSRLPDSLLDACRCNPAAPFAQDPARDFGLNKQAAQLALTELRPWLNQRQRMLWANRRNALLLILQGTDCSGKDGVIRRVISSFDPQGLRIYSFQKPNACEQRHDFLWRYQRRLPELGLLGVFNRSYYEGLISDPLDGLCSAAELPARQQAIQTFEAQLLSQSIQPLKCFLQLSRDEQRRRLQERLEHPHKRWKLHSSDLQSYCEFDLRQQRWAEQLTASHSDAAPWYVIPADHRWVRDWLVASLLARELERLKLDWPDTPPPFSLEDLQRS, encoded by the coding sequence ATGAGCCGCCTTCCGGATAGCCTGCTGGATGCCTGCCGCTGTAATCCGGCAGCACCCTTCGCCCAGGATCCGGCACGCGATTTCGGCCTGAACAAGCAGGCGGCGCAGCTAGCCCTGACCGAACTGCGGCCCTGGCTCAACCAGCGACAGCGCATGCTCTGGGCCAACCGGCGTAATGCCTTGCTGCTGATCCTGCAAGGCACCGATTGCTCCGGGAAGGATGGCGTGATTCGCCGGGTGATCAGCAGCTTCGATCCCCAGGGCCTGCGCATTTACAGTTTTCAAAAGCCCAATGCCTGCGAGCAACGCCATGACTTTCTCTGGCGCTACCAGCGGCGTTTGCCTGAGCTGGGCCTGCTCGGGGTATTCAACCGCAGTTACTACGAAGGGCTGATCAGCGATCCGCTGGATGGCCTGTGCAGTGCCGCCGAACTCCCCGCGCGCCAGCAGGCCATTCAGACCTTCGAGGCGCAGCTGCTCAGCCAGTCGATTCAGCCGCTGAAATGCTTTTTGCAGCTCTCCCGAGATGAACAAAGGCGCCGCCTGCAGGAGCGCCTGGAACACCCGCATAAACGCTGGAAACTGCACAGCAGCGACCTGCAGTCCTACTGCGAATTTGACCTGCGCCAACAGCGCTGGGCCGAGCAGTTAACAGCCAGCCACAGCGACGCAGCGCCCTGGTATGTTATTCCGGCGGATCATCGCTGGGTGCGCGACTGGCTGGTGGCCAGCCTGCTGGCTCGAGAGCTGGAACGGCTAAAGCTGGACTGGCCGGATACCCCGCCGCCGTTCAGTTTGGAAGATTTGCAGCGCAGCTAG
- the yejK gene encoding nucleoid-associated protein YejK, protein MPIRHCIVHLIDKKPDGTPAVLHARDTELAASQAIENMLADLKESYNAKQGKAWGFFHEESGAYPFSGWLKHYLDEGQGFATFSRQAVEQLQKLMEESNLSTGGHVLFAHYQQGMTDYLAIALLHHSEGVAVNDALDVTPAKHLDLGQLHLAARINISEWRNNAHSKQYISFIKGKNGKKVSEYFRDFIGCQEGVDGPGETRTLLKAFSDFVESEDLPEEQAREKTKTLVSYAANQAKQGEPITLDELSGLIDEERPKAFFEHIRNKDYGMAPEFPADKRTLSQFQRFTGRAEGLSISFEAHLLGSKIEYDEGTDTLVIRNLPTQLTDQLKRRKN, encoded by the coding sequence ATGCCGATCCGCCACTGCATCGTCCACCTGATCGACAAGAAGCCTGATGGCACCCCCGCCGTGCTGCATGCTCGCGACACCGAGCTGGCTGCCTCGCAAGCCATCGAGAACATGCTCGCCGACCTCAAAGAGAGCTATAACGCCAAGCAGGGCAAGGCCTGGGGATTTTTCCATGAAGAATCCGGTGCCTACCCGTTCAGCGGCTGGCTGAAGCACTACCTGGATGAAGGTCAGGGCTTTGCCACGTTCAGCCGCCAGGCGGTCGAGCAGCTGCAGAAGCTGATGGAAGAGTCCAATCTGTCCACCGGCGGCCATGTACTGTTTGCCCACTATCAGCAGGGCATGACCGATTACCTGGCCATTGCCCTGCTGCACCACAGCGAAGGCGTGGCGGTGAACGATGCGCTGGACGTGACCCCGGCCAAGCACCTGGACCTGGGCCAGCTGCACCTGGCGGCGCGCATCAACATCTCCGAATGGCGCAACAACGCCCACTCCAAGCAGTACATCTCGTTTATCAAGGGCAAGAATGGCAAGAAAGTCTCGGAATACTTCCGCGACTTTATCGGTTGCCAGGAAGGCGTCGACGGTCCGGGCGAGACCCGCACCCTGCTGAAAGCCTTCAGCGACTTCGTCGAGAGCGAAGACCTGCCCGAAGAACAGGCCCGCGAGAAGACCAAGACCCTGGTCAGCTATGCCGCAAACCAGGCCAAACAAGGCGAGCCAATCACCCTCGACGAGCTATCGGGACTGATCGACGAAGAACGGCCCAAGGCCTTCTTTGAGCATATCCGCAACAAGGATTACGGCATGGCCCCGGAGTTTCCAGCGGACAAACGCACCCTCAGCCAGTTCCAGCGCTTTACCGGGCGCGCCGAAGGTTTGTCGATCAGCTTCGAGGCGCACCTGCTCGGCTCGAAAATCGAGTACGACGAAGGCACTGACACTCTGGTGATCCGCAACCTGCCGACGCAGCTTACCGATCAGCTTAAGCGCCGCAAAAACTAA
- a CDS encoding TAXI family TRAP transporter solute-binding subunit: MRRILHDLKILILTNLWIVPVLAGLVGALFYFAAPPPPIHARMATGAVGGGYHAFGERLQAELELQGFSLELVESAGSEDNLGKLGSGEVELALVQSGQELTLSAEARGKLNGLGVMYREPLWLFLGDKVKFERLSDLMKLRLAVGSQGSGTQAVTAALFAANRIEPPQYPKRWQQLGGSRAADALIAGKLDAAFFVGPAENALIQRLAAEPKVRLVSLRRTEAYLARLPYLSRLEVGEGMLDMAHNSPDRDIVTLGPVATLVAGEEFHPSLTPLILEAAKTVLKNGSLLDPAGSYPTKPPLSLNTLSEAEYYYDKGLPILQRYLPFRIASLADRYIILAIPLLVLLFPLFKAIGPIYQWRIRARIYRWYKHLREIDQQLYKGKLPSDLDSEIARLERLEDELARVEVPLSYSNELYQLHMHLRYMIERLNALKQRQLVAS, encoded by the coding sequence ATGCGCCGCATTCTCCATGATCTGAAAATCCTGATCCTCACCAACCTGTGGATAGTGCCGGTGCTGGCCGGACTGGTCGGCGCGCTGTTCTATTTCGCCGCGCCGCCGCCGCCAATCCATGCGCGCATGGCGACCGGTGCCGTGGGTGGTGGCTATCATGCATTTGGCGAGCGCCTGCAGGCGGAGCTGGAACTGCAGGGCTTTAGCCTGGAGCTGGTTGAGAGCGCCGGCTCCGAAGACAACCTGGGCAAACTCGGCAGCGGTGAAGTGGAGCTGGCACTGGTACAGAGCGGCCAGGAGCTGACTCTAAGCGCCGAGGCTCGCGGCAAGCTTAATGGCCTGGGCGTGATGTACCGCGAACCGTTGTGGCTGTTTCTCGGTGACAAGGTCAAATTCGAACGCCTGAGCGATCTGATGAAACTGCGCCTGGCGGTTGGCTCGCAGGGCAGCGGCACCCAGGCGGTGACTGCAGCATTGTTCGCCGCCAATCGGATCGAACCGCCGCAATACCCCAAGCGCTGGCAACAACTGGGAGGCAGTCGCGCCGCCGATGCGCTGATTGCCGGCAAACTGGATGCCGCTTTTTTTGTCGGCCCGGCGGAAAACGCACTGATTCAGCGCCTGGCCGCAGAACCCAAGGTACGCCTGGTCAGCCTGCGGCGCACCGAGGCCTATCTGGCACGCCTGCCTTACCTGAGCCGCCTGGAAGTAGGCGAAGGTATGCTGGATATGGCGCACAACAGCCCTGATCGCGATATCGTCACCCTCGGCCCGGTCGCCACTCTGGTGGCCGGCGAAGAGTTTCATCCTTCGCTAACCCCACTGATCCTCGAAGCGGCAAAAACCGTGCTGAAGAATGGCAGCCTGCTCGACCCCGCCGGCAGCTACCCAACCAAACCGCCACTGTCACTAAACACCCTGAGCGAGGCCGAGTACTACTACGACAAGGGCCTGCCCATTCTGCAGCGCTACCTGCCGTTTCGCATCGCCTCGCTGGCCGACCGCTATATCATTCTGGCCATCCCGCTGCTGGTGCTGTTGTTCCCGCTGTTCAAGGCCATCGGCCCGATCTACCAGTGGCGCATCCGCGCACGCATCTACCGCTGGTACAAACACCTGCGCGAAATCGACCAGCAGCTGTACAAGGGCAAACTACCAAGCGACCTGGACTCCGAAATCGCTCGCCTGGAACGCCTGGAAGACGAACTGGCGCGGGTCGAAGTGCCACTGTCCTACTCCAACGAGCTGTACCAGCTGCATATGCACTTGCGCTATATGATCGAGCGCCTGAATGCGCTGAAGCAGCGCCAGTTAGTGGCCAGCTAA
- a CDS encoding Lrp/AsnC family transcriptional regulator, with the protein MDKFDQQILALLRADARLPVSQIAREVNLSRSAVSERIRQLEHSGVIGGYHAQVALPGEAAIKAYLELFYQDGRCEHYVELMRVYPEVRRCSGISGETDMLVVIEAASMQRLSEIRGEIENFPGMQKVKTHMVVKDWVF; encoded by the coding sequence GTGGACAAGTTTGATCAGCAGATACTCGCCCTGTTACGCGCCGATGCGCGTTTACCCGTCAGCCAGATCGCCCGCGAGGTCAACCTGTCGCGTTCGGCGGTCAGCGAGCGGATTCGTCAGCTGGAACACAGTGGCGTGATCGGCGGCTATCACGCCCAGGTGGCGCTGCCGGGTGAGGCGGCGATCAAGGCCTATCTGGAGCTGTTCTACCAGGACGGGCGCTGCGAGCACTATGTTGAGCTGATGCGTGTCTACCCCGAGGTGCGCCGCTGCAGTGGCATCAGCGGCGAGACCGATATGCTGGTGGTTATCGAGGCCGCCTCAATGCAGCGCCTGAGCGAGATTCGCGGCGAGATCGAAAACTTCCCCGGTATGCAGAAAGTGAAGACCCATATGGTGGTCAAGGATTGGGTGTTTTGA
- the sbcD gene encoding exonuclease subunit SbcD — MRILHTSDWHLGQHFMGKTRQAEHQAFCAWLIEQVCAHGVDAVLIAGDIFDTGAPPSYAREQYNRFIVELRGTGCELVVLGGNHDSVAMLGESKTLLAQLGTRVIPGVSESLEEQLLVLHQRDGSPAAILCGIPFIRPRDVLQSQAGQSAQDKQQSLQQAIQQHYQDLYALAEAKCAELGGDLPIIATGHLTTVGASASDSVREIYVGSLEAFPTSAFPPAAYIALGHIHRPQKVGGLEHIRYCGSPIPLSFDEAKQQKEVLLVELDSSGLRQISALLVPRFQPLLSLRGSLKELDVQIKQAAEQGSAEQPVWLEVLVGTDDYLSDLQLRIAALCEGLPVEVLRIRRERGNASASLQGQAKETLDELSVEDVFAQRLSSESLDDAEQQRLLGLYQQVVSELREGEL, encoded by the coding sequence ATGCGCATTCTGCACACCTCCGACTGGCACCTCGGCCAGCACTTTATGGGCAAGACCCGCCAGGCCGAGCATCAGGCCTTCTGCGCCTGGCTGATCGAGCAAGTATGCGCGCACGGGGTCGATGCCGTGCTGATTGCTGGCGATATCTTCGACACCGGCGCGCCGCCCAGCTATGCCCGCGAGCAGTACAACCGCTTTATCGTCGAGTTGCGTGGCACCGGCTGCGAGCTGGTGGTGCTCGGCGGCAACCATGATTCGGTGGCCATGCTCGGTGAGAGCAAGACACTGCTGGCGCAACTGGGTACGCGGGTGATTCCGGGGGTTAGCGAAAGCCTCGAAGAGCAGCTGCTGGTGCTGCACCAACGTGACGGCTCGCCCGCTGCAATTCTCTGTGGCATCCCCTTTATCCGCCCGCGCGATGTGTTGCAAAGCCAGGCCGGGCAGAGTGCGCAGGACAAGCAGCAGTCGCTGCAGCAGGCGATCCAGCAGCATTACCAGGACCTCTATGCCCTGGCCGAGGCCAAGTGCGCCGAACTGGGCGGCGACCTGCCGATTATTGCCACTGGGCATCTGACCACTGTGGGTGCCAGCGCCAGCGATTCGGTGCGCGAGATTTATGTCGGTAGCCTGGAGGCCTTTCCCACCAGTGCCTTTCCGCCGGCGGCCTATATCGCCCTGGGGCATATCCACCGGCCGCAGAAGGTCGGCGGGCTGGAGCATATCCGCTACTGCGGCTCGCCCATTCCCCTGAGCTTCGATGAAGCCAAGCAGCAGAAGGAAGTGTTGCTAGTCGAGCTGGATAGCAGTGGTTTGCGCCAGATCAGCGCGCTGCTGGTGCCGCGTTTTCAGCCGTTGCTGTCGCTGCGCGGTTCGCTTAAAGAGTTGGACGTGCAGATCAAGCAAGCGGCAGAGCAGGGCAGTGCCGAACAGCCGGTGTGGCTGGAGGTGTTGGTCGGTACCGACGATTACCTGAGCGATTTGCAGCTGCGTATCGCCGCCCTATGCGAAGGGCTGCCGGTGGAAGTGCTGCGTATCCGCCGCGAACGCGGTAATGCCAGCGCGAGCTTGCAGGGCCAGGCCAAGGAAACTCTGGATGAGCTAAGCGTTGAGGATGTATTCGCGCAACGGCTTAGTAGCGAAAGCCTGGATGACGCTGAGCAGCAACGCTTGCTGGGGCTGTATCAGCAGGTGGTCAGTGAGCTGCGTGAGGGCGAGCTATGA